The Mucilaginibacter yixingensis genome window below encodes:
- a CDS encoding NAD-dependent epimerase/dehydratase family protein, translating to MILITGATGFLGAELARQLVQQVGNIRCTKRSSSAIPEILKPYADKIEWVDADITDAFALEDALQGVTQVYHCAAWVSLKRADREPMIRNNIEGTANVVNLCTEMGIRLLHVSSVAAVGEAKPGELITENHHLEETAANDGYAISKLESEMEVWRGIAEGLDAVIVNPSIILGPDAGVGGSGALFETVRKGLQFYTSGSIGFVDVYDVAACMILLMNSDINSQRFIVSAENRTYQNITGEIAGNFGIKKPARLARPWMMEFSWRLAEFVSAFTRKSPFIDKVSAQTASKKQNFDNSKLLKATGYQFKPVSQSIKEVTVRLQR from the coding sequence ATGATCCTCATTACCGGCGCAACAGGTTTTTTGGGGGCCGAACTGGCCCGGCAGCTTGTACAGCAGGTTGGCAACATCCGTTGTACCAAGCGCAGCAGCTCTGCCATTCCCGAAATTTTGAAGCCTTATGCTGATAAAATTGAGTGGGTGGATGCCGATATTACCGATGCTTTTGCCCTGGAAGATGCGCTGCAGGGCGTTACGCAGGTTTATCATTGCGCGGCCTGGGTATCGTTAAAACGTGCCGACCGTGAGCCGATGATCCGCAATAATATTGAGGGGACTGCTAACGTGGTGAACCTGTGCACGGAGATGGGTATCAGATTGCTGCATGTAAGTTCTGTAGCGGCAGTGGGCGAGGCTAAACCCGGCGAACTCATTACCGAAAACCATCACCTGGAAGAAACGGCAGCTAATGATGGCTACGCCATTTCTAAACTGGAGAGTGAGATGGAAGTGTGGCGCGGCATTGCCGAGGGATTGGATGCGGTAATTGTAAACCCCTCCATCATCCTCGGCCCGGATGCGGGTGTTGGTGGTAGCGGCGCGCTGTTTGAAACCGTACGCAAGGGCCTGCAGTTTTATACCTCAGGCAGCATTGGTTTTGTGGACGTGTATGATGTGGCTGCTTGCATGATCCTGCTCATGAACTCTGACATTAACAGTCAGCGCTTTATTGTTAGTGCAGAGAATCGTACCTATCAGAATATTACCGGCGAGATTGCCGGTAACTTTGGTATTAAAAAACCGGCAAGATTGGCTCGCCCATGGATGATGGAATTCTCCTGGCGATTAGCCGAGTTTGTTTCCGCTTTCACCCGCAAATCACCATTCATTGATAAAGTATCGGCCCAAACTGCCAGCAAAAAGCAAAACTTTGATAATAGCAAACTGCTTAAAGCAACCGGCTATCAATTTAAGCCGGTAAGCCAATCAATTAAAGAAGTTACTGTGCGTTTGCAGCGTTAG
- a CDS encoding formimidoylglutamase, with the protein MSLADFFAPISLKNIVPKNGWFASQLGSRIEHFSVDFPDLESDDRIDLAIIGVLDDRNAVNNQGCGLAPDHLREKLYQLHEGAYNTRIVDLGNIRPGATVADTYFAIKYVVSELIKKDITPVIIGGGQDLTYAQYMAYEELEQKVDLVVIDARFDLDDEPPTESIETTSAAYLNKIFLHEPNYLFNFSNLGYQTYFVNQDSLRVMDKLYFDAQRLGELTSQIAVTEPVIRNANMLSFDMSAIRSSDAAGNANATPNGFYGEEACQMCRYAGFNDKLTSIGFYEFNPAYDNNGQTAMLLAEMIWYFIDGYYNRKKDFPLNPKSQYLIYKTSLTHDDHELVFVKSKKSDRWWMQVPYPTGGSQNERFHLVPCRYDDYQMAVAGEMPDLWWRTYQKLY; encoded by the coding sequence ATGTCATTAGCAGATTTCTTCGCGCCCATCAGTCTCAAAAATATCGTTCCTAAGAACGGCTGGTTTGCCAGTCAGCTGGGGAGCCGTATTGAGCATTTTTCGGTTGATTTCCCTGATCTGGAGAGCGATGACAGGATTGATCTGGCCATCATCGGCGTACTGGACGACCGTAACGCGGTAAACAACCAGGGCTGCGGACTGGCGCCTGATCATCTGCGCGAGAAACTGTACCAACTGCACGAAGGTGCCTATAACACCCGCATTGTAGATCTGGGCAACATCCGTCCCGGCGCTACCGTGGCCGACACCTATTTTGCTATAAAATATGTGGTGTCGGAACTAATTAAGAAAGATATCACCCCGGTAATCATCGGCGGCGGGCAGGACCTTACCTACGCCCAGTACATGGCCTACGAGGAACTGGAACAAAAGGTAGACCTGGTTGTAATTGACGCACGCTTTGACCTGGATGATGAACCACCAACCGAAAGCATTGAAACCACATCTGCCGCTTATCTGAATAAAATCTTCCTGCACGAACCTAATTACCTGTTCAACTTCAGCAACCTGGGATACCAGACCTATTTTGTAAATCAAGACAGTCTGCGGGTGATGGACAAGCTCTATTTTGATGCCCAACGTTTGGGGGAGCTAACCAGTCAGATTGCCGTTACCGAGCCGGTGATACGCAACGCCAACATGCTGAGCTTTGATATGAGCGCTATCCGCTCGTCAGACGCCGCGGGCAATGCCAACGCCACACCAAACGGTTTTTATGGCGAGGAGGCCTGCCAGATGTGTCGCTACGCAGGCTTTAATGATAAACTGACCTCGATCGGTTTCTACGAGTTTAACCCGGCGTATGACAACAACGGTCAAACCGCTATGCTGCTGGCCGAGATGATCTGGTACTTTATTGATGGCTACTATAACCGTAAAAAAGATTTCCCGCTTAACCCCAAATCGCAATACCTTATTTACAAAACCAGCCTTACGCATGACGATCATGAACTGGTGTTTGTAAAAAGCAAAAAGAGCGACCGCTGGTGGATGCAGGTGCCCTACCCTACAGGCGGTTCGCAAAACGAGCGCTTCCATTTAGTGCCTTGCCGTTATGACGATTACCAGATGGCCGTAGCCGGCGAAATGCCTGACCTGTGGTGGCGCACCTACCAAAAACTGTACTGA
- a CDS encoding TlpA disulfide reductase family protein, which produces MMKKFLFLLAALCPMLAAAQMQKSTFTVKGTVGSVIDSPARAYLLYQLGANRLLDSATIHKGQFSITGDVIYPAQATVVIDKAGAGIAKLDTSADHLVFFVEKGVINLNSTDKIAKAQITGSKINDDNKVLGTKMNVVEKTAEQISADVAAAPPEKKNSPDFQNQIQARYRSLQDMAETTLKDFIKTNPNSFLSLMAVGSLAKNPNANPQELGDMLASLSDELKTSEPAIGIKVALEKMKSGAVIGMPAPDFTQNDINGAPVKLSSFKGKYVLVDFWASWCGPCRQENPNVVRAYNKYKTKNFTILGVSLDRDKTAWQNAIKNDGLAWTQVSDLQYWNNAVAAQYQVTSIPQNFLIDPQGKVIAKNLRGEELDAKLAELLGKI; this is translated from the coding sequence ATGATGAAGAAATTCTTATTCCTCCTTGCAGCGCTTTGCCCAATGCTGGCCGCTGCTCAAATGCAAAAAAGCACTTTTACCGTTAAAGGCACCGTTGGTTCTGTAATAGACTCGCCGGCCCGTGCTTATTTATTATACCAACTGGGGGCCAACCGCCTGCTCGATTCGGCCACCATACACAAAGGTCAGTTCAGTATTACTGGTGATGTGATCTATCCGGCACAGGCCACCGTAGTAATTGACAAAGCCGGCGCCGGCATTGCCAAACTCGACACCTCTGCAGATCACCTGGTATTTTTTGTGGAGAAAGGGGTGATCAACCTCAACTCGACCGACAAAATTGCCAAAGCCCAGATCACCGGCTCAAAAATTAACGACGATAACAAAGTGCTGGGCACTAAAATGAACGTAGTTGAAAAAACAGCAGAGCAGATTAGCGCCGATGTTGCCGCAGCACCACCAGAAAAAAAGAACTCACCTGATTTCCAGAACCAGATCCAAGCGCGCTACAGGTCATTACAGGATATGGCAGAAACCACACTGAAGGATTTTATCAAAACCAATCCCAATAGCTTTTTAAGCTTGATGGCTGTAGGTTCGCTGGCCAAAAACCCTAACGCCAATCCGCAAGAACTGGGCGACATGCTGGCTTCATTGTCTGATGAGCTAAAAACTTCTGAACCTGCAATAGGCATCAAAGTTGCACTGGAGAAAATGAAGAGCGGCGCCGTAATTGGTATGCCTGCACCAGATTTTACACAGAACGATATAAACGGTGCACCGGTAAAGCTATCATCATTCAAAGGCAAATATGTGCTGGTAGATTTTTGGGCCTCATGGTGTGGCCCTTGCCGCCAGGAAAACCCTAATGTGGTGCGTGCCTATAACAAGTACAAAACCAAGAATTTCACCATACTGGGTGTATCATTGGATAGAGATAAAACGGCCTGGCAAAACGCCATCAAAAACGATGGCCTGGCCTGGACACAGGTATCAGACCTGCAATACTGGAACAACGCGGTGGCAGCGCAGTACCAGGTTACTTCTATCCCTCAAAACTTTCTGATCGATCCGCAAGGCAAGGTGATTGCCAAAAACCTGCGCGGCGAGGAGCTGGATGCAAAGTTGGCGGAGCTGTTGGGTAAGATATAG
- a CDS encoding transposase → MSELRKATSDRAYFITMTVVGWIDVFTRKDYCEEIIRNLEYCRQYKKLKLFAYCIMSNHIHLIVQQEDSRLADVLRDFKSYTAKRIIEMIINNPSESRTEWMIHLFKYHANMSGQNSEFQFWQKTGHPVELLTEEVFAQKMNYIHQNPVEAMLVNDAGSYVFSSANPDSPLKMDWD, encoded by the coding sequence ATGTCAGAACTAAGAAAAGCAACTTCAGACCGTGCATACTTCATTACTATGACCGTTGTGGGATGGATAGATGTTTTTACCCGGAAAGATTATTGCGAAGAAATAATCAGAAACCTTGAATATTGTCGTCAATATAAGAAGCTTAAGCTATTTGCCTATTGTATTATGAGCAACCATATCCATTTGATTGTTCAACAAGAAGATAGTAGACTGGCCGATGTGTTGCGCGATTTTAAAAGTTATACGGCCAAGCGAATAATTGAAATGATAATTAATAATCCGTCAGAAAGCAGGACCGAATGGATGATTCATCTATTTAAATACCATGCTAATATGAGCGGACAAAACAGCGAGTTTCAGTTTTGGCAAAAGACCGGCCATCCCGTTGAATTACTGACCGAGGAGGTGTTTGCTCAAAAAATGAATTACATACATCAAAACCCGGTAGAAGCAATGCTTGTAAATGATGCGGGTAGCTATGTATTTAGTAGCGCTAATCCTGACTCGCCTTTAAAGATGGATTGGGATTGA
- a CDS encoding glycosyltransferase family 2 protein — MKITFWISLFMAFYTYLGYGILLYIIIKIKRAVKGKRPVPVVNADTLPDCTLVVAAYNEAGIIREKIENSLALDYPAGKYKLLFVTDGSSDNTPDIIAEYPQIKLLHKSGRSGKIAAVHRAMEFVDTEIVIFTDANTMLNKEALVNICRHYSDTTVGAVAGEKRVKIEETDDASAAGEGFYWKYESTLKKWDSELYSVVGAAGELFSVRRSLYKPVQPNALLDDFMISMLIAADGYRIVYEPDAYATESSSENVSEELKRKVRIASGGIQSIIWLKKLLNPFKYPMLSFQYVSHRVLRWTVTPFFMILSLITNIAIVAGPGGWIYQLLLAGQVLFYLLALLGMIMEKRQIRVKALFVPYYFCVMNYAVLAGIIRYFTTTQTGVWEKAQRKVG, encoded by the coding sequence ATGAAAATAACATTCTGGATTAGCTTGTTCATGGCCTTTTATACTTACCTGGGCTATGGTATTTTGTTATACATCATTATAAAAATAAAGCGCGCGGTTAAAGGCAAAAGGCCCGTTCCTGTGGTAAATGCCGATACCTTGCCAGACTGCACGCTGGTGGTAGCCGCTTATAACGAAGCCGGCATCATTCGCGAAAAAATTGAGAATAGCCTGGCGCTTGATTATCCTGCCGGCAAATACAAACTGCTGTTTGTAACCGATGGATCGAGCGATAACACGCCCGATATTATTGCGGAGTATCCACAGATCAAATTGCTGCATAAATCCGGTCGTTCAGGTAAAATTGCTGCCGTGCACCGCGCTATGGAGTTTGTGGATACCGAGATTGTGATTTTTACCGATGCCAACACCATGCTCAATAAAGAGGCGTTGGTGAACATTTGCCGCCATTATTCTGATACCACCGTGGGTGCCGTAGCGGGTGAGAAACGCGTAAAAATTGAAGAGACTGATGATGCCAGCGCTGCCGGCGAAGGTTTTTACTGGAAGTATGAATCGACCCTGAAAAAATGGGACTCTGAGTTGTACTCGGTAGTAGGTGCCGCAGGTGAGCTATTCAGCGTGCGTCGCAGTTTATACAAACCGGTACAACCAAATGCCCTGCTGGATGATTTTATGATATCAATGCTGATTGCTGCTGATGGCTACCGCATAGTTTATGAGCCTGATGCCTACGCCACCGAATCATCATCTGAAAATGTATCAGAAGAATTGAAACGGAAAGTGCGCATTGCCTCGGGCGGTATCCAATCTATCATTTGGTTAAAGAAACTGCTGAATCCGTTTAAGTACCCGATGCTATCGTTCCAATACGTTAGTCACCGCGTATTGCGCTGGACGGTTACGCCGTTTTTTATGATCCTGTCACTGATCACTAATATTGCCATAGTTGCCGGACCGGGCGGCTGGATCTATCAATTGCTGCTTGCGGGACAAGTACTCTTCTATCTGCTGGCTCTATTGGGTATGATTATGGAGAAACGCCAGATTCGCGTTAAAGCGCTATTTGTGCCCTACTATTTCTGCGTAATGAACTATGCTGTGTTGGCTGGGATTATCCGCTATTTTACCACTACGCAGACAGGTGTTTGGGAGAAGGCGCAGCGGAAGGTGGGGTAA
- a CDS encoding glycosyltransferase family 2 protein gives MKKVSIITVNFNQAGVTLALLQSIQQTNTYADTEIIVVDNGSQENPQQAIAQQYADVKFIRSDRNLGFAGGNNLGINAATGDYFFLVNNDTEFTPGLIQKLVDVLDAHPEVGAVSPRINYFNDKTLIQYAGFTRVNFYTCRNYAVGKFKRDEGQFDEVCGPTAYAHGAAMMVKREATAKAGLMFENYFLYFEEIDWCERILRAGYQIWMRGDAVIYHKESVSVGKKSVIKEYFMNRNRILFTRRNAPLLAKPVFYIYFMLMVVPRNIISYVKAGDKQFIGVLLKAIGWNLTHSRNSADLGITLKTT, from the coding sequence ATGAAAAAAGTTTCCATCATAACCGTCAACTTCAATCAGGCCGGTGTTACGTTAGCGCTATTGCAGTCTATACAGCAAACAAATACTTATGCTGATACAGAGATAATTGTGGTTGATAATGGCAGTCAGGAAAACCCCCAGCAAGCCATTGCACAGCAATATGCCGACGTAAAATTTATACGCTCTGACCGTAACTTAGGTTTTGCCGGCGGGAACAATTTAGGTATAAATGCTGCCACCGGCGATTACTTTTTTCTTGTTAACAACGATACCGAATTTACGCCCGGGTTAATACAAAAACTGGTTGACGTGTTGGATGCGCATCCCGAAGTGGGTGCTGTATCGCCGCGTATCAACTATTTCAATGATAAAACACTGATACAATACGCCGGTTTTACCCGCGTAAATTTTTATACCTGCCGCAACTATGCCGTGGGTAAGTTTAAGCGCGATGAAGGGCAGTTTGATGAGGTATGCGGCCCAACGGCTTACGCCCACGGAGCAGCCATGATGGTAAAACGAGAGGCCACCGCCAAAGCCGGGCTAATGTTTGAAAATTACTTTTTGTACTTTGAAGAGATTGACTGGTGTGAGCGCATCCTACGCGCCGGTTACCAGATCTGGATGCGGGGTGATGCGGTGATCTACCATAAAGAATCGGTATCGGTAGGGAAGAAGAGTGTGATTAAGGAATACTTTATGAACCGTAACCGCATACTGTTCACTCGTCGTAACGCTCCTTTGCTGGCTAAGCCGGTGTTTTATATTTATTTTATGCTGATGGTGGTTCCACGAAATATCATCAGCTATGTTAAGGCGGGCGACAAACAGTTTATCGGCGTGCTGCTAAAAGCAATAGGGTGGAATCTGACCCACAGCCGCAACAGTGCCGATTTGGGTATTACATTAAAAACTACATGA